Proteins encoded by one window of Kribbella italica:
- a CDS encoding sensor histidine kinase: MPTAPKLSALRTELRTAVSELRHAAPRVVSEFRRAAPRAVAELRSTVPNAVAEVRRAGPNAVAEVRRAGPNAVAELRRAGPRALAELKGTPRAVVVRETLLVLLVAGTGLVPIALGGPDPIRTVVAALAAGVLLLLRFRWPLWALLGTALLCLLPALSPVLSASIIAFTAGRRSRPLWRLWTVVTAATVVTFGTSLWSEGEDPTPGLLALGAVMSALLIGVPALAGVLLGYRRPETRLLRDRNDYLERSRTLVGAQARAVERTRIAGEMHDLLGHRLSLISLHAGALELAVGKDAPQLTAQAELLRTTASTALDELRQILGLLRVSAGPAGDLPDGLGTHTGTRADLAALVEESRRAGVHVELVWNGADLAEADPRTRYAVHRAVREGLTNVHRHAPGAHAVVDVLRIDERIRVTISNGPGAAAQRAVPGTRRGLAGLDERICLLGGSIAAGPTRTGGFALTVDLPVHPAGLLPEPDLPAPGPEPTVIDDAEVLTLPRLLGTGCLALVLAVPVVLALVILVVAFVVR, encoded by the coding sequence ATGCCGACGGCCCCCAAACTCTCCGCGCTCCGGACCGAACTGCGCACGGCGGTCTCCGAGCTCCGGCACGCCGCTCCCCGCGTTGTCTCCGAGTTCAGGAGAGCCGCTCCCCGTGCTGTTGCCGAGCTCAGGAGCACCGTCCCCAACGCTGTCGCCGAGGTCCGGCGCGCCGGACCCAACGCTGTCGCCGAGGTCCGGCGCGCCGGACCCAACGCTGTCGCCGAGCTCCGGCGCGCCGGCCCCCGTGCTCTCGCCGAGCTGAAGGGCACGCCCCGTGCCGTCGTGGTGCGCGAGACCTTGCTAGTATTGCTCGTCGCCGGGACCGGGCTGGTTCCGATCGCGCTCGGTGGTCCCGACCCGATCCGGACCGTCGTCGCCGCTCTGGCCGCCGGTGTGTTGTTGCTGCTGCGGTTCCGCTGGCCCTTGTGGGCATTGCTCGGTACGGCGCTGCTCTGCCTTCTCCCCGCTCTCTCGCCCGTGCTGAGCGCGTCGATCATCGCGTTCACCGCCGGCCGACGCTCCCGCCCGCTGTGGCGACTGTGGACTGTCGTCACAGCGGCGACGGTTGTCACCTTCGGCACCAGCCTCTGGTCAGAAGGGGAGGACCCCACCCCGGGCCTGCTCGCCCTCGGCGCGGTGATGTCGGCGCTCCTGATCGGCGTACCGGCACTGGCCGGTGTCCTGCTCGGCTACCGGCGCCCCGAGACCCGACTGCTCCGCGACCGCAACGACTACCTCGAACGCTCGCGCACCCTGGTCGGAGCCCAGGCCCGGGCCGTCGAGCGGACCCGTATCGCGGGGGAGATGCACGACCTGCTCGGTCACCGGCTCAGCCTGATCTCCTTGCACGCGGGCGCGCTGGAACTTGCCGTGGGCAAGGACGCGCCCCAGCTGACGGCCCAGGCGGAGCTGCTGCGGACCACCGCGAGTACGGCGCTCGACGAGCTGCGGCAGATCCTCGGCCTGCTCCGGGTCTCGGCCGGACCGGCCGGCGACCTGCCCGATGGGCTCGGCACGCACACCGGCACCCGCGCCGACCTCGCCGCCCTGGTGGAGGAGTCGCGGCGCGCGGGGGTCCACGTCGAGCTGGTCTGGAACGGCGCCGATCTCGCGGAGGCCGATCCCCGCACCCGGTACGCCGTGCACCGGGCGGTCCGCGAGGGCCTGACGAACGTCCACCGGCACGCCCCCGGCGCGCACGCCGTGGTCGACGTACTCCGGATCGACGAGCGGATCCGGGTCACCATCTCCAACGGACCGGGCGCCGCGGCGCAACGCGCCGTACCGGGCACCCGTCGCGGCCTGGCCGGGCTGGACGAACGCATCTGTCTGCTGGGCGGCTCGATCGCGGCGGGCCCGACCCGGACCGGTGGATTCGCGCTGACCGTCGATCTGCCCGTGCACCCCGCCGGTCTGCTGCCCGAACCCGACCTCCCCGCTCCTGGTCCCGAGCCCACGGTGATCGACGACGCGGAGGTTCTCACGCTGCCCAGGCTGCTCGGGACGGGCTGCCTGGCGCTGGTCCTCGCGGTCCCGGTCGTCCTCGCGCTGGTGATTCTGGTGGTCGCCTTCGTCGTAAGGTAG
- a CDS encoding glycosyltransferase 87 family protein, translated as MIQGILGDPVKRRWWLTVGVCVAVGILLPFVWDHTGADLKVYRLGGSMVLDDPASLYAARMRDITMPFTYPLFGAMVMVPVAVMPWPVAYGVSITVSLFAIVVIWRLCLRRLPPASSWGPAGLIAVSAASLLIEPVRETLSYGQINLILCALILYDVLEVRRPRRGIWIGIAAGIKLTPLVFFGMLVVTRQWRALAHASAAFAVTVLAGFLIAPSAAWEYWTKLLSDTARIGGLAYSGNQSWNGFLIRVTGDMDGGGLAWKAVVLLTVVAGLWLTRALWLRGERLGATAIAGMISLLCSPVSWSHHWVWMIPLGVALLTGTRVGRRFPVQTAAAWFGLLMLAPIWWVPRRGNRELDWNMLEQVAGNAYLWLALTAGLLLAAGGRTRTMPAATTIREDAPTHPRL; from the coding sequence GTGATTCAGGGGATCCTGGGGGACCCGGTCAAGCGCCGCTGGTGGCTGACCGTGGGAGTTTGTGTTGCCGTCGGCATCCTTTTGCCGTTCGTCTGGGACCACACCGGCGCGGACCTGAAGGTCTACCGGCTCGGCGGTTCGATGGTGCTCGACGACCCGGCCTCGCTGTACGCGGCCCGGATGCGCGACATCACGATGCCGTTCACCTACCCGCTGTTCGGTGCGATGGTGATGGTCCCGGTCGCGGTGATGCCCTGGCCGGTCGCGTACGGCGTGTCGATCACGGTCTCGCTGTTCGCGATCGTGGTGATCTGGCGGCTGTGCCTGCGCCGCCTCCCGCCGGCGAGCTCGTGGGGCCCGGCCGGGCTGATCGCCGTCAGCGCCGCGTCGCTGCTGATCGAACCGGTCCGCGAGACCCTGTCGTACGGACAGATCAACCTGATCCTCTGTGCGCTGATCCTGTACGACGTACTGGAGGTCCGCCGGCCGCGCCGGGGGATCTGGATCGGGATCGCGGCCGGCATCAAGCTCACGCCGCTGGTGTTCTTCGGGATGCTCGTCGTCACCCGGCAGTGGCGCGCGCTCGCGCACGCGTCGGCGGCGTTCGCCGTGACCGTGCTGGCCGGGTTCCTGATCGCGCCGTCGGCAGCGTGGGAGTACTGGACCAAGCTGCTGTCCGACACCGCCCGGATCGGCGGGCTGGCCTACTCGGGCAACCAGTCCTGGAACGGATTCCTGATCCGCGTCACCGGCGACATGGACGGCGGCGGCCTGGCCTGGAAGGCTGTCGTCCTGCTGACGGTCGTCGCCGGACTGTGGCTGACCCGCGCGCTGTGGCTGCGCGGTGAGCGGCTCGGCGCCACCGCGATCGCGGGCATGATCAGCCTGCTCTGCTCGCCCGTCTCGTGGAGCCACCACTGGGTCTGGATGATCCCGCTCGGCGTCGCGCTGCTCACCGGCACGCGGGTCGGCCGGCGGTTCCCGGTGCAGACCGCGGCGGCCTGGTTCGGCCTGCTGATGCTCGCGCCGATCTGGTGGGTCCCACGCCGCGGCAACCGCGAACTCGACTGGAACATGCTGGAACAGGTCGCGGGCAACGCCTACCTGTGGCTCGCCCTCACCGCGGGTCTCCTGCTGGCCGCCGGCGGCCGCACACGAACGATGCCTGCAGCGACCACCATCCGCGAGGACGCGCCCACCCACCCCCGACTTTGA
- a CDS encoding Clp protease N-terminal domain-containing protein, whose translation MEIDHTTEAVRMLSRALARAARLGHPTTGTEHLLFALLDAETPTAKALAPRLNDAGALMGTLAAQDPPDWISTDNADPAAPAGKPRTTAGMAADADTGASADVEHLVAAVLREADWGRKKRAIAAAAATPALRACLSGAVVHAGGQVVTSSHFLAALLDLPGCRAVEALRLRRVDRAAVAAALDLSAGTSPAAAAHDVLRRTGSFPGGLTGRLAKWMRGSETPMLFGAAAEARRQALRRGRGEIDSADLLLGVLSLDRLLLQAGRDEGTPADTGAATLAAEGIVLSRLLAAAAVDPPQPFERPFPVHSSARQARTRARLIASDENAPEIGTAHLAAALLEEQNGPVAALLTAAGIHRPASPTAPRP comes from the coding sequence ATGGAGATCGACCACACGACCGAGGCAGTCCGCATGTTGTCCCGAGCACTGGCCCGCGCGGCCCGGCTCGGCCACCCCACAACCGGGACCGAACACCTGCTGTTCGCCCTCCTGGACGCCGAAACCCCGACCGCCAAGGCCCTGGCCCCCCGCCTGAACGACGCCGGCGCCCTGATGGGCACCCTCGCGGCCCAAGACCCACCCGACTGGATCAGCACCGACAACGCGGACCCGGCTGCGCCGGCCGGCAAGCCTCGGACGACCGCGGGCATGGCCGCCGATGCGGATACGGGTGCGAGTGCGGATGTGGAGCACCTGGTGGCCGCCGTGCTGCGGGAGGCGGATTGGGGGCGGAAGAAGCGGGCGATCGCGGCGGCGGCTGCTACGCCTGCGTTGCGGGCGTGTCTGAGTGGTGCGGTTGTTCACGCTGGCGGGCAAGTCGTCACCTCCTCGCACTTCCTCGCCGCGTTGCTCGATCTCCCCGGTTGCCGTGCGGTCGAGGCGCTCCGCCTGCGACGCGTCGACCGGGCGGCCGTCGCCGCGGCTCTCGATCTCTCGGCCGGCACCTCACCTGCGGCAGCAGCGCACGACGTACTGCGTAGAACCGGCAGCTTCCCCGGCGGCCTCACCGGCCGGCTGGCGAAGTGGATGCGAGGCAGCGAGACACCGATGCTGTTCGGCGCGGCAGCAGAAGCTAGGCGTCAGGCCCTACGCCGCGGCCGCGGCGAGATCGACTCCGCCGACCTCCTGCTCGGCGTCCTGTCCCTCGACCGACTCCTGCTCCAGGCCGGTCGCGACGAAGGAACCCCCGCAGACACCGGCGCCGCGACGCTGGCCGCTGAGGGGATCGTCCTCAGCAGGTTGCTCGCCGCCGCGGCGGTCGACCCTCCGCAACCGTTCGAGCGCCCGTTCCCGGTCCACAGCTCGGCCCGTCAGGCCCGCACCCGCGCCCGCCTGATCGCCTCCGACGAGAACGCACCCGAGATCGGCACCGCGCACCTGGCCGCGGCTCTGCTGGAGGAGCAGAACGGCCCGGTCGCCGCCCTACTGACGGCCGCCGGCATCCACAGACCCGCATCCCCCACGGCACCGCGCCCGTAG
- a CDS encoding IS30 family transposase has product MRRRDAARQVGVHERTAQDWDRGVRKIGDARLHTDGRRIDYKTGVTTIAVAAGPCLAAVEAELHARFLTVTERELIADLRRRGDSLRAIGRALGRSASTVKREIDARSVEGVYRPHRAQRAWAASRARPKESMLAQEGRLRGYVAGKLREQWSPEQICQALVMEFPDDEGMRVSPETIYQAIYVQARGGLRREVTVALRTGRTRRKPRRRPEQRTPRFVDEMVMISERPADVEDRAVPGHWEGDLIVGTRNESAIVTLVERSTRYVMLGHLPGGHTAEEVRDVLVVLIQTLPAHLRGSLTWDQGCEMAAHKQFTVATGVPVYFCDPHSPWQRGSNENTNGLLRQYFPKGTDLSAHSPEDLEHVAQKLNGRPRKTLDWKTPAERLRDLLTTT; this is encoded by the coding sequence GTGCGGCGCCGCGATGCGGCACGGCAGGTCGGGGTGCATGAGCGTACTGCGCAGGACTGGGACCGGGGGGTCCGCAAGATCGGTGACGCGCGCCTGCACACTGATGGTCGCCGGATCGACTACAAGACCGGTGTGACCACCATTGCTGTTGCGGCAGGGCCGTGTCTTGCGGCCGTCGAGGCCGAGCTGCATGCTCGGTTCCTCACGGTGACCGAGCGGGAGTTGATCGCTGATCTGCGTCGCCGGGGCGATTCGCTGCGGGCGATCGGGCGGGCGCTGGGCCGGTCGGCGTCCACGGTCAAACGCGAGATCGACGCCCGTTCGGTCGAGGGCGTCTACCGGCCGCACCGGGCGCAGCGGGCCTGGGCAGCCAGTCGTGCACGGCCCAAGGAATCGATGCTGGCCCAGGAGGGCCGGCTGCGCGGCTACGTCGCGGGCAAGCTGCGGGAGCAGTGGTCACCTGAGCAGATCTGTCAGGCTCTGGTCATGGAGTTCCCCGACGACGAGGGCATGCGGGTGAGCCCGGAGACGATCTACCAGGCGATCTATGTCCAGGCCCGTGGTGGGCTGCGCCGCGAGGTCACGGTCGCGCTGCGCACCGGGCGCACCCGCCGCAAACCCCGCCGCAGGCCCGAGCAGCGCACGCCCCGGTTCGTCGACGAGATGGTGATGATCTCCGAACGCCCTGCAGACGTCGAGGACCGGGCGGTTCCTGGCCACTGGGAAGGCGATCTGATCGTCGGCACCCGCAACGAGTCCGCGATCGTGACCCTGGTCGAACGCTCGACCCGCTACGTCATGCTCGGGCACCTGCCCGGCGGGCACACCGCCGAAGAGGTCCGCGACGTGCTGGTGGTCTTGATCCAGACCCTGCCCGCACATTTACGTGGCTCGCTGACCTGGGACCAGGGTTGCGAGATGGCCGCCCACAAGCAGTTCACCGTGGCAACCGGCGTTCCGGTCTACTTCTGCGACCCGCACTCGCCCTGGCAAAGGGGATCGAACGAAAACACCAACGGCCTGCTACGCCAGTACTTCCCCAAGGGCACCGACCTGTCCGCCCACAGTCCCGAAGACCTCGAACACGTCGCCCAGAAACTCAACGGCCGACCACGCAAAACGCTCGACTGGAAAACCCCAGCCGAGCGCCTGCGTGATCTACTGACAACCACATAA
- the hypB gene encoding hydrogenase nickel incorporation protein HypB: protein MCSTCGCGQPDGAGTRLTVVHDHQHDDEHGHGHDHGHGHGHGHGHGHGHTEELTAPETRTVVLEQEILARNDALAAANRHRLQEHGIAAVNLMSSPGSGKTTVLEHTIRAIGGRRPALVVEGDQETLYDAERIRATGSKVVQINTGAGCHLDARMLASGLTRLEPPDGALVFVENVGNLVCPALFDLGEAARVVIISVTEGADKPAKYPYMFRTADLVLLNKVDLLPYVDFDVDLCLRLIDEVRPGARVLQVSATKGTGMPTWYDWLDAL from the coding sequence ATGTGCAGCACCTGCGGTTGCGGTCAGCCGGACGGTGCCGGGACCCGGCTGACCGTCGTGCACGACCACCAGCACGACGACGAGCACGGGCACGGCCACGATCACGGCCATGGACATGGACATGGGCACGGGCACGGGCACGGGCACACCGAGGAGCTGACCGCCCCGGAGACCAGGACCGTCGTGCTCGAGCAGGAGATCCTCGCCAGGAACGACGCGCTCGCGGCCGCCAACCGGCACCGCCTGCAGGAGCACGGCATCGCCGCGGTGAACCTGATGAGCTCACCCGGCTCCGGCAAGACCACCGTGCTGGAGCACACCATCCGTGCGATCGGCGGCCGCCGCCCGGCGCTGGTCGTCGAGGGCGACCAGGAGACCCTGTACGACGCCGAGCGGATCCGTGCGACCGGCAGCAAGGTCGTCCAGATCAACACCGGCGCCGGCTGTCACCTGGACGCGCGGATGCTCGCCTCCGGACTGACCCGGCTGGAGCCGCCGGACGGCGCGCTGGTGTTCGTCGAGAACGTCGGCAACCTGGTCTGCCCGGCGCTGTTCGATCTCGGCGAGGCCGCGCGGGTGGTGATCATCTCGGTCACCGAGGGCGCCGACAAACCGGCCAAGTACCCGTACATGTTCCGCACCGCCGACCTCGTCCTGCTGAACAAGGTCGATCTGCTCCCGTACGTCGACTTCGACGTCGACCTGTGCCTGCGCCTGATCGACGAGGTCCGCCCTGGCGCGCGGGTCCTGCAGGTCTCGGCCACGAAGGGCACCGGCATGCCAACCTGGTACGACTGGCTGGACGCCCTCTAA
- a CDS encoding glycosyltransferase 87 family protein has product MRGNWRWVAAMVVCVAACIVLPLLWRHAMVDLKVYRLGGSTLLDNAKALYDVRLAGTPLPFTYPPFAAVVMVPFALVPWPAAAVGWTAITLVALVAVWRLCVSLPSAAMLGVVAASLLLEPVRETLGFGQINLMLCALILYDVLNTKHSRRGIWIGIAAGIKLTPLVFFGLLVVTRQWKALAYATAGFAATVLIGFAVTPRAAATYWTSLVSDATRVGGLAFSSNQSWNGFLVRVQGDLDGGGPVWLVLVALTALAGLYFCRILWDQGDRLAAVSVCGLLGLLCSPVSWSHHWVWCIPLGVAVLQRLPGRLKVAFGILWCTVFAAAPIWWPPNHENRELEWTFSEQLAGNAYLIAATLAVVALVTYSVKSSRHAVTSSCQSV; this is encoded by the coding sequence GTGCGGGGGAACTGGCGGTGGGTCGCGGCGATGGTCGTGTGTGTTGCCGCGTGCATCGTTCTGCCGTTGCTGTGGCGGCACGCGATGGTGGACCTGAAGGTCTACCGGCTCGGTGGCTCGACCCTGCTGGACAATGCCAAAGCCCTGTACGACGTACGCCTGGCCGGTACTCCGCTGCCGTTCACCTACCCGCCGTTCGCGGCGGTGGTGATGGTGCCGTTCGCGCTGGTGCCGTGGCCTGCTGCCGCGGTGGGATGGACCGCGATCACACTGGTTGCGCTCGTCGCGGTCTGGCGGCTCTGCGTTTCGTTGCCGTCGGCAGCGATGCTCGGAGTGGTTGCCGCGTCCCTGTTGTTGGAGCCGGTCCGGGAAACGCTCGGTTTCGGGCAGATCAACCTGATGCTCTGCGCCCTGATCCTGTACGACGTGCTGAACACCAAGCACTCCCGGCGCGGGATCTGGATCGGCATCGCCGCCGGCATCAAGCTCACGCCGCTGGTGTTCTTCGGCCTGCTCGTCGTCACCCGGCAGTGGAAGGCCCTGGCCTACGCGACCGCCGGGTTCGCCGCGACCGTGCTGATCGGCTTCGCCGTCACGCCGCGCGCGGCTGCGACGTACTGGACCTCGCTGGTCTCCGACGCCACGCGGGTCGGCGGACTCGCCTTCTCCAGTAACCAGTCCTGGAACGGCTTCCTCGTCAGGGTCCAGGGCGACCTCGACGGCGGCGGCCCGGTCTGGCTCGTCCTCGTGGCGCTGACCGCCCTCGCCGGCCTCTACTTCTGCCGGATCCTCTGGGACCAAGGCGACCGGCTCGCCGCCGTCTCCGTCTGCGGTCTCCTCGGCCTGCTCTGCTCGCCGGTCTCCTGGAGCCACCACTGGGTCTGGTGCATCCCGCTCGGTGTCGCTGTCCTGCAGCGACTGCCCGGCCGGCTGAAGGTTGCCTTCGGCATCTTGTGGTGCACGGTCTTCGCGGCCGCGCCGATCTGGTGGCCGCCGAACCACGAGAATCGCGAACTGGAGTGGACTTTCTCGGAACAACTGGCCGGCAACGCCTATCTGATAGCGGCGACTCTGGCTGTTGTTGCTCTTGTCACCTATTCGGTGAAAAGTTCCCGACACGCCGTGACATCAAGCTGCCAGTCGGTCTAG
- a CDS encoding hydrogenase maturation nickel metallochaperone HypA has product MHELAITESVVDAIVEKIGDGPVAAVRLEIGKLSGVVADSVRFCFEVVAQGTGLQDARLDIDEPPGRAYCRNCGDEFGLDEPILLCPCGSADLDILSGEQLRIISVEVP; this is encoded by the coding sequence ATGCACGAGCTCGCCATCACGGAGAGCGTTGTCGATGCGATCGTCGAGAAGATCGGCGACGGACCGGTCGCCGCCGTACGGCTGGAGATCGGCAAGCTGTCCGGCGTGGTGGCCGACTCGGTCCGGTTCTGCTTCGAGGTGGTCGCTCAGGGCACCGGCCTGCAGGACGCCCGGCTGGACATCGACGAGCCGCCGGGGCGGGCGTACTGTCGAAACTGTGGTGACGAGTTCGGCCTCGACGAGCCGATCCTCCTGTGCCCGTGCGGCAGCGCGGACCTCGACATCCTCAGTGGCGAGCAGCTGAGAATCATCTCGGTGGAGGTGCCCTGA
- a CDS encoding response regulator, with protein sequence MIRVLLADDEALLRAGVRMILEHAPDVEVVAEVPDGVAAVRACREQAVDVALLDLRMPGGDGLTAAAEIARRFPDTNVVVLTTFGEDRYVAEALAAGAVGFLLKDIGPADLIHAVQVAARGESILAPSIVRRLVERHLVSAEHGNAAARLAPLTPTERDVLRQVGTGASNADIAAALYLGVGTVKAHISRILTKLGCENRVQAAILAHEAGLLAD encoded by the coding sequence GTGATCCGGGTCCTGCTGGCCGACGACGAGGCGTTGCTGCGCGCGGGCGTCCGGATGATCCTCGAGCACGCGCCCGACGTCGAGGTGGTGGCCGAGGTCCCCGACGGTGTCGCGGCCGTCCGCGCCTGCCGCGAGCAGGCCGTCGACGTCGCGCTGCTGGACCTGCGGATGCCGGGCGGCGACGGACTGACCGCGGCGGCCGAGATCGCCCGTCGGTTCCCGGACACCAACGTCGTGGTGCTGACGACGTTCGGCGAGGACCGGTACGTCGCGGAGGCGCTCGCCGCCGGCGCGGTCGGCTTCCTGCTGAAGGACATCGGGCCGGCCGACCTGATCCACGCGGTCCAGGTCGCCGCCCGCGGTGAGTCGATCCTGGCGCCCTCGATCGTCCGCAGACTGGTCGAACGCCACCTGGTCTCGGCCGAGCACGGCAACGCGGCCGCGCGGCTGGCGCCCCTCACCCCGACCGAGCGCGACGTACTGCGGCAGGTCGGCACCGGCGCGTCGAACGCCGACATCGCCGCCGCGCTCTATCTCGGGGTCGGCACGGTGAAGGCGCACATCAGCCGGATCCTCACCAAGCTCGGCTGCGAGAACCGCGTCCAGGCCGCGATCCTCGCCCACGAAGCCGGCTTGCTCGCCGACTGA
- the hypE gene encoding hydrogenase expression/formation protein HypE, translating to MAEQVMLPDPARPNFDGWTCPLPLRDHPAVVMGHGGGGQLSAELIEHLFVPAFANPLLEGMADSAVVTLGGARLAFSTDSFVVQPLFFPGGSIGDLAVNGTVNDLAMSGAQAAYLSCGFILEEGVELSVVGRIAADLGTAARRAGVIVATGDTKVVDSGHGDGVYVNTAGIGLVPDGVDIRPQRAVPGDVVIVSGMIGVHGIAIMSVREGVSFGTEVVSDCAPLNGLVAAMLDVTLDLHVLRDPTRGGVATSLNEIAKAAGVGIELTESLLPIPETVANACAFLGLDPLYVANEGKLLAVVAPEDADAVLAALQAHPLGVDAAVIGECVPDHPGMVVTRTTFGATRVVDTPIGEQLPRIC from the coding sequence TTGGCTGAGCAGGTGATGCTTCCCGATCCCGCCCGGCCGAACTTCGACGGGTGGACCTGCCCGCTGCCGTTGCGCGACCACCCGGCCGTGGTGATGGGACACGGTGGCGGTGGGCAACTGTCGGCCGAGCTGATCGAGCACCTCTTCGTCCCGGCCTTCGCGAACCCGTTGCTCGAGGGCATGGCGGACTCCGCCGTGGTCACGCTCGGCGGCGCGCGGCTCGCGTTCTCGACCGACTCGTTCGTCGTGCAGCCGCTGTTCTTCCCCGGCGGCAGCATCGGCGACCTCGCGGTCAACGGCACGGTCAACGATCTGGCCATGTCGGGCGCGCAGGCGGCGTACCTGTCCTGCGGGTTCATCCTGGAGGAAGGCGTCGAGCTGTCCGTGGTCGGCCGGATCGCGGCCGACCTCGGGACGGCGGCGCGCCGGGCCGGCGTCATCGTCGCGACCGGTGACACCAAGGTGGTCGACTCCGGCCACGGCGACGGCGTCTACGTGAACACCGCCGGGATCGGTCTGGTCCCCGACGGCGTCGACATCCGCCCGCAGCGCGCCGTACCGGGTGACGTGGTGATCGTCAGCGGCATGATCGGCGTGCACGGCATCGCGATCATGAGCGTGCGCGAGGGCGTCTCGTTCGGCACCGAGGTGGTCAGCGACTGTGCTCCGCTGAACGGCCTGGTCGCCGCGATGCTCGACGTCACGCTCGACCTGCACGTCCTGCGCGACCCGACCCGCGGTGGAGTCGCCACCTCGCTCAACGAGATCGCCAAGGCCGCCGGCGTCGGCATCGAGCTGACCGAGAGCCTGCTCCCGATCCCCGAGACCGTTGCCAACGCCTGCGCCTTCCTCGGCCTCGACCCCCTGTACGTCGCCAACGAGGGCAAGCTGCTGGCCGTCGTCGCCCCGGAGGACGCCGACGCCGTCCTGGCCGCGCTCCAGGCCCACCCGCTGGGCGTCGACGCGGCCGTCATCGGCGAGTGCGTGCCGGACCACCCCGGCATGGTCGTCACCCGCACCACCTTCGGCGCCACCCGCGTCGTCGACACCCCGATCGGAGAACAGCTGCCCCGCATCTGCTGA
- a CDS encoding winged helix-turn-helix transcriptional regulator — translation MRNQFRLEDLSCPLSTTVRHVGEWWTLLILHDAFDGFTRFDEFERNLKISSSMLTTRLKTLVDDGLLERRQYQERPARYEYVLTELGRSLRPVIVALAAWGNERLAPAERTMILVDSETGEEVEPVLVDRATGQPVDGPRYVFTSGPAASRAMRERYEER, via the coding sequence ATGCGGAACCAGTTCCGGCTCGAGGATCTCTCCTGCCCGTTGTCGACGACCGTGCGGCATGTCGGCGAGTGGTGGACGTTGCTGATCCTCCACGACGCCTTCGACGGGTTCACCCGGTTCGACGAGTTCGAGCGGAATCTGAAGATCTCCTCGAGCATGCTGACCACGCGACTCAAAACGCTCGTGGACGACGGGCTGCTGGAACGCCGTCAGTACCAGGAGCGTCCGGCCCGGTACGAGTACGTGCTCACCGAGCTGGGCCGGTCGCTCCGGCCGGTGATCGTCGCGCTGGCGGCGTGGGGCAACGAGCGGCTCGCGCCGGCCGAGCGGACGATGATCCTGGTCGACTCCGAGACCGGCGAAGAGGTCGAGCCGGTGCTGGTCGATCGTGCCACCGGGCAGCCGGTGGACGGGCCACGCTACGTGTTCACCTCCGGCCCGGCGGCGAGCCGCGCGATGCGGGAACGCTACGAAGAACGGTGA